The following are encoded together in the Salinibacterium sp. UTAS2018 genome:
- the metK gene encoding methionine adenosyltransferase → MTSPLRTFTSESVTEGHPDKICDQISDGILDALLREDPNARVAVETLVTTGLVHVAGEVTTTGYADIPAIVRDRISEIGYNSSAVGFDGRSCGVSISIGAQSPDIAQGVDRALEAREEHSQDALDVLGAGDQGVMFGYATNETPQLMPAPIWFAHRMAERLAEVRKEGLVDYLRPDGKTQVTVGYEGSVPRSIETVVLSTQHSPSVSTAQLRQEIEELVVRPIAESSGLDLSNLQAIVNPSGRFEIGGPQGDAGVTGRKVIVDTYGGASRHGGGAFSGKDPSKVDRSATYAMRWVAKNAVAAGLADRVEVQIAYAIGRAAPVSLYVETFGTGHVSDEVLLGAIHEVFDLRPGAIIRDLDLLRPIYAKTATYGHFGRELPEFTWERLDRVDALRQAAGL, encoded by the coding sequence ATGACTTCGCCCCTGCGCACCTTCACCTCGGAGTCCGTTACCGAGGGTCACCCCGATAAGATTTGTGACCAGATCAGCGACGGCATTCTGGATGCGCTGCTTCGAGAAGACCCGAACGCGCGCGTCGCCGTCGAGACGCTCGTGACAACCGGTCTCGTTCACGTTGCCGGCGAGGTCACCACCACCGGCTATGCCGACATTCCCGCTATCGTGCGCGATCGCATTTCAGAGATCGGGTACAACTCCTCGGCCGTCGGCTTCGATGGTCGTTCATGTGGCGTCTCGATCTCGATCGGTGCTCAGTCTCCGGATATTGCGCAGGGCGTTGACCGAGCTCTCGAAGCTCGTGAAGAGCATTCACAAGACGCTCTGGATGTGCTGGGGGCCGGTGACCAGGGTGTCATGTTCGGTTACGCCACTAACGAGACCCCGCAGCTGATGCCCGCCCCGATCTGGTTTGCGCACCGCATGGCAGAGCGGCTGGCCGAAGTGCGCAAAGAAGGCCTTGTCGACTATCTGCGCCCCGATGGCAAAACTCAGGTGACCGTCGGCTACGAGGGTTCCGTGCCCCGCAGTATTGAGACTGTGGTGCTGTCCACGCAGCATTCACCCTCTGTCTCAACCGCGCAGCTGCGTCAGGAGATTGAAGAGTTGGTGGTTCGCCCCATCGCCGAAAGTTCGGGCCTCGATCTCTCGAACCTGCAGGCGATTGTGAACCCCAGCGGCCGCTTCGAAATCGGTGGCCCTCAGGGCGATGCCGGTGTCACCGGCCGCAAGGTTATCGTCGACACTTACGGTGGCGCTTCTCGGCACGGCGGGGGAGCGTTCAGCGGAAAAGACCCCTCTAAAGTCGATCGCTCAGCAACCTACGCGATGCGCTGGGTCGCCAAAAATGCGGTGGCGGCAGGCCTTGCCGACCGCGTCGAAGTGCAGATTGCGTATGCAATCGGTCGCGCGGCTCCTGTCAGCCTTTACGTGGAAACCTTCGGTACGGGGCATGTCTCCGATGAGGTACTCCTTGGCGCGATTCACGAAGTATTTGACCTGCGCCCCGGGGCGATCATTCGTGATCTCGACCTGTTGCGTCCCATCTACGCTAAGACGGCCACCTATGGCCACTTCGGTCGCGAGCTTCCCGAGTTCACCTGGGAGCGCCTCGACCGCGTCGACGCACTTCGCCAGGCGGCCGGCCTGTAG
- the hisI gene encoding phosphoribosyl-AMP cyclohydrolase, which translates to MSDEITLETVNDVLERAQFAPDGLLPAIIQQWDTKEVLMLGYMNAEALTRTLTEGRVTFYSRSRQELWRKGDTSGHRQYVRTAALDCDRDALLVGVEQVGPACHTGAHSCFEVDPLVPRQGFSDE; encoded by the coding sequence ATGAGCGATGAAATCACTCTCGAGACCGTGAACGATGTGCTGGAACGCGCTCAGTTCGCGCCCGATGGCTTGCTGCCGGCGATTATCCAGCAGTGGGACACCAAAGAGGTGCTCATGTTGGGTTACATGAACGCGGAAGCGCTCACGCGCACCCTTACCGAGGGGCGAGTCACCTTCTACAGCCGCAGCCGCCAAGAACTCTGGCGCAAGGGCGACACCAGCGGGCACCGCCAGTACGTGCGCACGGCGGCACTGGACTGCGACCGCGATGCGCTGCTCGTGGGCGTTGAGCAGGTGGGCCCCGCATGCCACACCGGCGCTCATTCCTGTTTCGAAGTTGATCCGCTCGTTCCCCGCCAAGGATTCTCTGATGAATAG
- the hisG gene encoding ATP phosphoribosyltransferase has protein sequence MLRVAVPNKGSLSEIASEMLYEAGYTGRRDPRALNVRDDRNGVEFFYLRPRDIATYVGSGALDVGITGRDLLLDSGSPATEIASLNFGDSTFRFAGEPGRFSELSDLNGVRVATSYAGLVGAFLERNGVTAELVSLDGAVESAIRLGVADAVADVVSTGSTLRAQGLEIFGPVILDSTAVLISSGKDVEGGATLQRRLQGVLVARQYVLIDYDVPVTLLEAATKVTPGIESPTVSPLQDPAWVAVRSMVRRVDTNQVMDELHAVGARAILVSAIHAARI, from the coding sequence ATGTTAAGAGTTGCAGTGCCCAACAAGGGTTCACTGAGTGAGATCGCTTCCGAAATGCTCTACGAAGCGGGCTACACGGGGCGACGCGATCCGCGCGCCTTGAACGTTCGTGATGACCGCAACGGCGTGGAGTTCTTCTACCTTCGCCCCCGCGACATTGCCACCTACGTGGGCTCCGGAGCCCTCGACGTTGGTATCACAGGCCGAGACCTGCTGTTGGATTCGGGATCGCCGGCGACCGAAATCGCCAGCCTTAATTTTGGCGACTCTACGTTCCGCTTCGCGGGGGAACCTGGGCGGTTCAGCGAACTTTCCGACCTTAACGGCGTGCGCGTCGCTACCAGTTATGCCGGTCTGGTTGGAGCATTCCTTGAGCGCAACGGTGTCACGGCCGAGCTCGTCAGCCTCGATGGTGCGGTGGAATCAGCGATCCGTCTCGGAGTAGCGGATGCCGTGGCCGACGTGGTGTCGACCGGTTCCACGCTCCGGGCGCAGGGCCTCGAAATCTTCGGTCCCGTCATCCTCGATTCGACCGCCGTTCTGATCAGTTCGGGCAAAGATGTAGAGGGCGGCGCGACGCTTCAACGTCGCCTGCAGGGAGTTCTCGTTGCCCGCCAGTACGTGCTGATCGATTACGACGTTCCGGTGACGTTGCTCGAGGCGGCCACGAAGGTCACGCCGGGTATCGAAAGCCCCACAGTTTCGCCTCTCCAAGACCCCGCCTGGGTCGCTGTGCGTTCCATGGTGCGCCGGGTTGATACCAACCAGGTGATGGACGAACTGCATGCCGTCGGCGCACGGGCCATTCTGGTCAGCGCGATTCACGCAGCGAGGATCTAA
- a CDS encoding FKBP-type peptidyl-prolyl cis-trans isomerase, translated as MTDSAKTKPEVEFYEGPAPTELVIIDIEEGTGAEATAGSTVDVHYLGVDFETLEEFDSSWSRGESINFPLMALISGWQEGIPGMKVGGRRQLICPPHLAYGPAGAGHQLSGRTLTFVIDLLGTN; from the coding sequence ATGACTGATTCAGCAAAAACTAAGCCAGAGGTCGAGTTCTACGAGGGCCCCGCGCCCACTGAGCTCGTCATCATTGACATTGAAGAGGGAACCGGCGCGGAGGCAACTGCTGGTTCCACGGTTGACGTGCACTACTTGGGCGTCGACTTTGAGACCCTCGAAGAGTTCGACTCCTCGTGGAGCCGCGGCGAATCCATAAACTTCCCGCTGATGGCGCTCATCAGCGGTTGGCAAGAGGGAATTCCCGGTATGAAGGTTGGTGGCCGCCGCCAGCTCATCTGCCCGCCTCACCTCGCGTACGGTCCCGCCGGTGCTGGTCACCAGCTCTCGGGGCGTACCTTGACCTTCGTGATCGACCTGCTCGGCACGAACTAG
- a CDS encoding phosphoribosyl-ATP diphosphatase, whose product MKDFDALFAELSRKAVERPADSGSVALWDAGVHSIGKKIVEEAAEVWMAAEYQSDEETADEISQLIYHLQVLMVAKGLSPEDVWRHL is encoded by the coding sequence GTGAAAGACTTCGACGCACTTTTTGCTGAGCTAAGCCGCAAAGCGGTAGAACGTCCGGCCGACTCTGGTTCGGTTGCCCTGTGGGATGCCGGAGTGCATTCGATCGGCAAGAAGATTGTGGAAGAGGCTGCCGAAGTGTGGATGGCAGCCGAGTACCAATCGGACGAAGAAACCGCAGACGAAATCTCCCAACTTATTTACCATCTTCAGGTTCTGATGGTTGCGAAAGGGCTCAGCCCTGAGGACGTATGGCGACATCTTTGA
- the rpe gene encoding ribulose-phosphate 3-epimerase — protein sequence MSVRINPSILAADFVNLERDIAKISNADLVHVDIMDNHFVPNLTFGLQMTERIQQVSTVPLDVHLMITDPDRWAPDYADLGAYGVTFHAEAAADAVGLARTLRAKGARAGIAVKPGTPIEPYLELLEEFDQVLVMTVEPGFGGQSFMEATMPKLTQLRQLVDKRGLDVWLQVDGGVDEHTIEIAAAAGADTFVAGSAVYRGDDPSLRVDELREKARAHRHAH from the coding sequence ATGTCCGTTCGAATCAACCCCAGCATTCTGGCCGCGGATTTCGTGAATCTTGAGCGCGATATCGCAAAGATCTCGAATGCTGACCTTGTTCACGTCGACATCATGGACAACCACTTCGTCCCCAACTTGACGTTCGGTCTTCAGATGACGGAGCGCATCCAGCAGGTGTCCACGGTCCCGCTTGATGTGCACTTGATGATCACCGATCCGGATCGTTGGGCTCCCGACTACGCAGACCTGGGTGCGTACGGCGTTACTTTTCATGCTGAAGCGGCGGCGGATGCCGTGGGCCTTGCGCGCACGTTGCGGGCGAAAGGTGCGCGAGCTGGAATCGCGGTTAAGCCCGGTACGCCGATCGAGCCGTATCTCGAACTACTCGAGGAATTCGACCAGGTTCTCGTGATGACCGTCGAGCCGGGTTTTGGCGGCCAGAGCTTCATGGAGGCGACGATGCCGAAGCTCACTCAACTTCGGCAACTCGTCGATAAGCGTGGGCTCGATGTCTGGCTTCAGGTCGACGGCGGAGTCGATGAGCACACGATCGAGATCGCAGCTGCGGCTGGAGCAGACACGTTCGTTGCCGGTTCTGCGGTCTACCGCGGCGACGACCCTTCGTTACGAGTCGACGAACTGCGCGAGAAGGCTCGCGCGCACCGACACGCTCACTAG
- a CDS encoding anthranilate synthase component I has translation MNSTTTREEFDQLVAAGHRVVPVIRQLFADGETPVGVYRKLAKANPGTFLLESAGQGGIWARFSFVGVASFGVLTQHDHGVEWIDYGMPRERILGDDCPTAPLDALAHLNERWKTPRVEGHPPLTGGLVGFIGWEAVRELENLPDAPPADFEVPSQALSFVSDLVVLDHRFGTVLLISTALNDGHQTPDEMWHETQSRLDSLQTGLAQPTEAFLADVDIEIEPQPSPRTTPAEYETAIEKSKEFIRDGDVFQVVISQRFDHEVSASPLDVYRVLRTLNPSPYMYLLSLVDLDGRPYSIVGASPEALVKVSQKRVHMHPIAGSRPRGSDTEHDLELAEELLADTKERAEHLMLVDLARNDLLKVCTPGTVAVTEFMQVERFSHIMHLVSSVEGDLRADATAVDVFRATFPAGTLSGAPKPRALEIIDELEPAQRGVYGGVVGYFDFAGDADLAIAIRTVTIVDGVARVQAGAGLVADSDPAAEHQEAQNKAAAPLRAVAVANAMTQLSS, from the coding sequence ATGAATAGCACCACTACTCGCGAAGAGTTCGATCAGCTCGTTGCTGCCGGACACCGCGTCGTGCCGGTCATCCGTCAGCTCTTCGCTGATGGTGAGACTCCGGTTGGCGTTTACCGCAAGCTAGCGAAAGCAAATCCGGGCACCTTTTTGCTCGAGTCGGCCGGTCAGGGCGGCATTTGGGCTCGCTTCTCCTTCGTCGGTGTTGCAAGCTTCGGCGTGCTCACGCAACACGACCACGGTGTCGAGTGGATTGACTACGGGATGCCGCGCGAGCGGATTCTGGGCGACGACTGTCCGACTGCTCCCCTCGATGCGCTCGCTCATCTCAACGAGCGTTGGAAGACGCCTCGCGTTGAGGGCCACCCTCCGCTCACCGGCGGCCTCGTCGGTTTCATCGGTTGGGAAGCGGTCCGCGAACTGGAGAACCTTCCCGATGCCCCACCCGCTGATTTTGAGGTTCCGAGCCAAGCGCTCAGCTTCGTCTCCGACCTCGTGGTGCTCGATCATCGTTTCGGCACCGTCCTACTCATCTCGACGGCGCTCAACGACGGACACCAAACCCCGGATGAGATGTGGCACGAGACGCAATCGCGACTCGACTCCCTCCAAACCGGTCTCGCTCAGCCGACGGAAGCCTTCCTTGCCGATGTAGACATCGAAATCGAACCGCAGCCGTCACCTCGCACTACTCCCGCGGAATACGAGACCGCCATCGAGAAATCGAAAGAGTTCATTCGCGACGGCGATGTATTCCAGGTAGTCATATCTCAGCGCTTTGACCACGAAGTTTCGGCGTCACCGCTTGACGTGTATCGCGTATTGCGCACCTTGAACCCCTCGCCATACATGTATCTGTTGTCGCTCGTCGACCTCGATGGGCGACCGTACTCGATCGTGGGAGCGAGCCCCGAGGCGCTCGTCAAAGTAAGCCAGAAGCGCGTGCACATGCACCCCATCGCTGGTTCGCGTCCCCGCGGCAGCGACACCGAGCATGACCTTGAACTCGCCGAAGAACTGCTCGCCGACACGAAAGAGCGCGCCGAGCACCTGATGCTTGTCGACCTCGCCCGTAACGACCTCCTGAAGGTCTGCACGCCGGGCACTGTCGCCGTCACTGAGTTCATGCAGGTCGAACGCTTTAGCCACATCATGCACCTTGTGTCGTCTGTCGAGGGCGACCTGCGCGCGGACGCAACCGCGGTAGATGTCTTCCGCGCGACATTCCCTGCTGGCACGCTATCGGGCGCACCTAAGCCCCGCGCGCTTGAAATTATCGATGAGCTCGAACCGGCCCAACGCGGTGTTTATGGCGGAGTTGTGGGGTACTTCGACTTCGCTGGCGACGCCGACCTCGCGATCGCTATCCGTACGGTCACGATTGTCGACGGTGTGGCTCGTGTGCAGGCTGGCGCCGGTCTTGTCGCGGATTCAGATCCGGCCGCAGAGCACCAAGAAGCGCAGAACAAGGCTGCAGCGCCGTTGCGCGCTGTCGCGGTTGCCAACGCAATGACTCAGTTGAGTTCATGA
- the fmt gene encoding methionyl-tRNA formyltransferase translates to MRLLFAGSPEVAVPSLEALLNSEHDVAGVLTRTDSPQGRRRVMTPTPVAARAQEAGVSVIRANRLDAAAASAIDDLQVDLGVIVAYGGLVPANVLTIPRLGWINLHFSLLPQWRGAAPVQRAIMAGDTVAGATVFQLVEQLDAGDIFATMTEPIGAQQTAGSLLQQLSLSGATLLSQVVDSLAAGTAHAEPQVGEVTLAPKLALDDGRIDWAESAQTVHNLIRGVTPEPGASTSIEGSRLKVLEAAIARDTPSLAPGHFEFAGKKVLVGTATDPLELLRVHPEGRKAMDAAAWWRGLNSESEVVAS, encoded by the coding sequence TTGCGACTCCTTTTTGCCGGTAGCCCCGAGGTAGCTGTCCCCAGTCTCGAGGCCTTGCTGAACTCCGAGCACGACGTTGCTGGAGTACTCACGCGCACCGATTCACCCCAGGGACGACGCCGCGTGATGACGCCAACGCCGGTGGCGGCGCGGGCTCAAGAAGCTGGGGTGAGCGTTATTCGAGCCAACCGGCTCGACGCGGCTGCGGCATCCGCCATTGATGATCTTCAGGTTGATCTCGGTGTGATCGTGGCCTACGGCGGTCTGGTGCCTGCGAACGTCCTCACGATTCCTCGCCTCGGCTGGATCAACCTTCATTTTTCTTTGTTACCGCAGTGGCGTGGAGCTGCCCCCGTGCAACGCGCGATTATGGCCGGGGATACTGTGGCAGGCGCGACAGTCTTCCAACTCGTCGAGCAGCTCGACGCGGGCGACATTTTTGCCACGATGACCGAGCCAATTGGCGCTCAGCAGACCGCGGGCTCCTTACTTCAGCAATTGTCGCTGTCCGGCGCCACGCTGCTGTCACAGGTCGTCGACTCGCTTGCTGCCGGAACAGCTCATGCCGAACCGCAGGTCGGTGAAGTGACCTTGGCGCCGAAGCTCGCGCTCGACGACGGTCGTATCGACTGGGCTGAATCAGCGCAGACAGTCCATAACCTCATCCGCGGCGTCACGCCCGAGCCCGGTGCATCGACCTCAATTGAGGGCAGCCGCCTCAAGGTGCTTGAGGCCGCCATTGCGCGCGACACCCCCTCGCTCGCTCCGGGCCACTTCGAATTTGCCGGTAAAAAAGTCTTGGTCGGCACAGCGACCGATCCCCTAGAACTTCTCCGGGTCCATCCCGAGGGACGCAAAGCAATGGATGCCGCAGCCTGGTGGCGCGGCCTGAATTCAGAATCAGAGGTGGTGGCTTCGTGA
- the hisF gene encoding imidazole glycerol phosphate synthase subunit HisF: protein MTVAVRVIPCLDVADGRVVKGVNFKDLRDAGDPVSLARLYYEQGADEVTFLDVTATVEGRATMYEVVRSAAEQIFIPLTVGGGVRQPDDVSKLLAHGADKVGVNSAALARPELIDDIAHRFGAQVLVLSLDIKRRGDGWIVTTHGGRTETDRDALEWAREAMERGAGELLVNSIDADGTKEGFDLELVSAISEFATVPVIASGGAGKVEHFAPAIDAGADAVLAASVFHSRQLTVGDVKASLKSHGLVTR from the coding sequence GTGACGGTCGCTGTGCGGGTTATTCCGTGTCTCGATGTCGCCGACGGTCGCGTCGTCAAGGGCGTGAACTTCAAAGATCTGCGTGATGCTGGAGACCCGGTATCCCTAGCGCGTCTGTACTACGAGCAGGGTGCCGACGAGGTTACCTTTCTCGATGTAACGGCAACGGTTGAGGGACGCGCCACCATGTACGAGGTGGTGCGTTCGGCCGCCGAGCAAATCTTCATTCCCCTGACGGTTGGTGGTGGAGTTCGCCAGCCCGACGACGTCTCAAAGCTTCTTGCTCACGGCGCCGACAAAGTGGGCGTCAACAGCGCTGCCCTTGCGCGCCCGGAGCTCATCGACGATATTGCGCACCGCTTCGGCGCTCAGGTTCTCGTGCTCAGCCTCGACATCAAGCGGCGCGGAGACGGTTGGATCGTCACCACCCACGGCGGCCGCACCGAGACTGACCGCGACGCTCTCGAATGGGCCCGTGAAGCCATGGAGCGTGGCGCAGGGGAGCTGCTCGTCAACTCGATCGATGCTGACGGCACGAAGGAAGGGTTCGACCTCGAACTCGTCTCCGCGATTAGTGAATTCGCCACAGTCCCGGTAATCGCCAGCGGTGGTGCCGGAAAGGTCGAACACTTCGCTCCGGCAATTGATGCGGGTGCGGATGCGGTCCTTGCCGCATCCGTTTTCCACAGCCGTCAGCTGACGGTTGGCGATGTCAAAGCTTCACTGAAAAGTCATGGATTGGTGACACGATGA
- a CDS encoding RsmB/NOP family class I SAM-dependent RNA methyltransferase, which yields MSYAQSARRVALDVIMAVRESDAYANLLLPVHLERAKLSGADAGLATELTYGTLRMQGYYDAVIAQAAGRAVSKIDPPVLDVLRLATHQLLSMRVPSHAAVDESVRLAKTIGSRSAVGFVNAVLRAITKHDAETWRERVIAAAGTGEEALALAYSHPLWVTRAFRQVLVAEGREAELEGLLAADNVPARVSVVALPGFSEAEDIDVTPSEYSPIGGALREGDPAKNTAIASGRARVQDEGSQIAALALSRVRPIAAGESWLDMCAGPGGKAALLAAEALQGGATLTANELVPARAKLVRNALAVFEAPPEVWEKDGVELGEEYPAQFDRILLDAPCTGLGALRRRPEARWRKQPGDVAQLGALQTALLTSALKALKPGGVLAYVTCSPHAAETKAIVGSVLRKVEGVTKMDTPAVVQSFSKAQLDLPEATHVQLWPHRHGTDAMFIQLLVKADA from the coding sequence GTGAGCTACGCACAGTCAGCCCGTCGAGTCGCGCTCGATGTCATCATGGCGGTGCGCGAGTCCGATGCCTACGCCAACCTACTCCTTCCCGTGCATCTCGAACGCGCCAAACTCTCGGGCGCAGATGCCGGACTTGCCACCGAGCTGACCTACGGCACGCTGCGCATGCAGGGGTACTACGACGCCGTTATCGCCCAGGCCGCTGGCCGAGCGGTCTCGAAGATCGATCCACCAGTGCTCGATGTATTGCGGCTCGCGACTCACCAGCTGCTGTCGATGCGTGTCCCTTCGCATGCAGCCGTCGATGAGTCGGTGCGCTTGGCGAAGACCATTGGCTCTCGTTCAGCCGTTGGGTTCGTCAATGCAGTGTTGCGTGCCATCACCAAGCATGATGCCGAGACCTGGCGCGAGCGCGTGATCGCCGCAGCAGGCACCGGCGAAGAAGCCCTGGCGCTGGCGTACTCGCATCCGTTGTGGGTCACTCGCGCGTTCCGGCAGGTGCTTGTCGCCGAGGGCCGTGAGGCTGAACTTGAGGGACTCTTGGCGGCTGACAATGTGCCTGCCCGCGTCTCGGTCGTGGCGCTGCCGGGGTTCTCTGAGGCTGAGGACATCGATGTGACACCCTCCGAGTACTCGCCGATTGGCGGTGCTCTTCGCGAAGGTGATCCGGCCAAGAACACGGCCATCGCTTCCGGCCGCGCCCGCGTGCAAGATGAGGGTTCGCAGATCGCAGCACTGGCGCTCAGCCGTGTTCGTCCCATCGCGGCGGGGGAGTCGTGGCTCGACATGTGTGCAGGCCCCGGCGGTAAAGCGGCGCTGCTCGCCGCTGAAGCACTGCAGGGTGGCGCGACGCTTACCGCGAACGAACTTGTACCCGCTCGTGCGAAGCTCGTCCGCAACGCTCTGGCCGTCTTCGAAGCACCACCCGAGGTGTGGGAAAAAGATGGCGTAGAACTTGGCGAGGAATACCCTGCCCAATTTGATCGCATCCTGCTCGATGCGCCGTGCACGGGGCTTGGCGCGCTTCGTCGTCGGCCGGAGGCGCGGTGGCGCAAGCAACCAGGCGATGTGGCCCAGCTTGGAGCGCTCCAAACTGCCCTATTGACATCGGCATTGAAAGCGTTGAAGCCGGGTGGGGTGCTGGCATACGTCACGTGCTCACCGCACGCCGCGGAAACCAAGGCGATCGTCGGCTCAGTGTTGCGCAAGGTCGAGGGAGTAACCAAGATGGACACTCCCGCAGTCGTGCAGAGCTTTTCGAAAGCACAGCTCGATCTGCCGGAAGCAACCCACGTTCAGCTGTGGCCACACCGTCACGGAACTGACGCCATGTTCATTCAGCTGCTCGTCAAAGCTGACGCCTAG
- a CDS encoding primosomal protein N' has protein sequence MTDASIARVLIDSPLPQLDRLFDYAIPEKLRAEAKAGVRVKAPLRTLGRLVEGWIVELTDTVDYAGKLSELDSVISPFPVLSPEVWTLARTAADRAAGNAADVLRLGIPKRHARAEKTLPDPATTTFASLVKPGPVAFFDEGAIDTLVTQRKRAALSAPTGVTEVAPGVWVGRWAVTMVELAAHALFQGTTTILATPDFRDQEQLEAAAAALLPADRVLRLDARQSVQKRYGNFLRTHDNTAYVIIGNRSAVYAPAANLGLIVVWDDGDSLYSENLSPYIHTRDAALLRQEQQRCALVFLSHSRSTEVQRLVEVGWLVALNPGGLRPPKVIPSANQVSQDRLAAIARIPSAAWKAARAGLDEGPVLVQVARPGYAPRLACADCAQTARCTTCAGPLAQRSASATPSCVWCGALAVKWRCRECDGVKLRMVGSGSARTADELGRAFPGYRVIVADGDHQVLTVANEPSLVIATRGAEPVAEGGYRAVLLLDGAGMLARESLRVAEDCLRWWSNAIALAADGAPTVIVGVGGALATALVTWRQEDFALTELADRRELRFPPAVRVATLTGKVALIDDAIRQLPVAPLDVLGPVDLPGGLVRTIVRFDYKDGAAVAEQLKALVVTATTVARSSRKPGTPRAQQPPPGLRVHLDDLEPFVDL, from the coding sequence ATGACTGACGCATCCATCGCTCGGGTGCTCATTGATTCGCCTCTGCCCCAGTTAGACAGGCTCTTTGACTACGCGATCCCCGAGAAGCTTCGTGCCGAGGCTAAGGCGGGCGTGCGCGTCAAAGCGCCGCTCAGAACGCTCGGGCGCCTCGTTGAGGGCTGGATTGTCGAGCTCACCGACACCGTGGATTACGCCGGAAAACTGAGTGAACTCGACTCCGTCATTTCACCGTTCCCGGTGCTCTCGCCCGAAGTTTGGACGCTTGCGCGCACGGCTGCCGATCGCGCCGCCGGCAACGCGGCAGACGTCTTAAGGCTGGGCATCCCGAAACGCCACGCGCGCGCCGAGAAAACCCTGCCTGATCCCGCCACCACCACGTTCGCGTCACTGGTGAAGCCGGGCCCAGTGGCGTTCTTCGACGAGGGTGCCATCGATACTCTCGTCACGCAGCGCAAGCGTGCGGCGCTCTCCGCACCCACCGGCGTCACTGAGGTGGCCCCGGGAGTGTGGGTCGGTCGTTGGGCGGTCACGATGGTAGAGCTGGCGGCCCACGCGCTTTTCCAAGGAACCACGACGATCCTCGCGACGCCGGACTTCCGCGATCAAGAGCAGCTTGAAGCGGCCGCGGCGGCTCTGCTGCCTGCTGACCGAGTGTTGAGACTGGATGCTCGTCAGAGCGTTCAAAAACGCTACGGGAACTTTCTCCGTACTCACGACAACACGGCCTATGTGATCATCGGCAATCGCTCGGCGGTGTATGCGCCAGCAGCCAACCTCGGGCTCATCGTGGTGTGGGATGACGGTGATTCGCTCTACAGCGAAAATCTCTCGCCGTATATTCACACGCGTGATGCCGCGTTGCTGCGCCAAGAGCAACAGCGGTGCGCGCTGGTCTTTCTTAGCCATTCCCGCAGCACCGAAGTGCAGCGGCTCGTCGAAGTCGGCTGGTTGGTTGCTCTCAACCCTGGAGGGCTTCGTCCGCCGAAAGTAATTCCCTCCGCAAACCAGGTCAGCCAGGATCGTCTGGCGGCGATTGCACGCATTCCCTCGGCGGCGTGGAAGGCCGCGCGGGCTGGTCTCGACGAGGGGCCGGTTCTCGTGCAGGTGGCGCGTCCCGGCTACGCACCGCGTCTCGCGTGCGCGGATTGCGCCCAAACGGCTCGCTGCACGACTTGCGCCGGGCCGCTGGCGCAGCGTTCTGCATCCGCAACCCCTAGTTGTGTCTGGTGCGGCGCCCTCGCCGTGAAATGGCGGTGCCGCGAGTGCGATGGTGTGAAACTACGGATGGTCGGATCGGGAAGCGCCCGTACCGCTGACGAGTTGGGTCGGGCATTCCCGGGCTATCGCGTCATCGTCGCCGACGGCGATCATCAAGTGCTGACGGTCGCCAACGAGCCCTCGCTCGTGATTGCCACCCGGGGCGCTGAGCCCGTGGCCGAAGGCGGCTACCGGGCGGTGCTGCTGCTTGATGGCGCCGGAATGCTGGCACGCGAGAGCCTTCGCGTGGCTGAAGACTGTCTCCGGTGGTGGTCAAACGCGATCGCCTTGGCAGCAGATGGCGCCCCCACAGTGATCGTGGGAGTCGGTGGCGCGCTCGCCACCGCGCTCGTGACGTGGCGCCAAGAAGATTTCGCCCTGACCGAACTCGCGGACCGTCGCGAACTTCGCTTTCCGCCCGCAGTGCGGGTGGCGACCCTCACCGGCAAGGTCGCACTCATCGACGATGCGATCAGGCAGCTGCCCGTAGCGCCGCTCGATGTTCTCGGTCCGGTTGATCTGCCCGGTGGTCTGGTGCGCACCATTGTTCGATTTGACTACAAAGACGGCGCCGCTGTCGCCGAACAACTCAAGGCGCTCGTGGTCACGGCAACGACCGTGGCGCGCAGTAGTCGCAAACCCGGCACACCTCGAGCGCAACAACCGCCACCGGGCTTGCGTGTTCACCTCGACGATTTGGAGCCCTTTGTCGACCTCTAA